One segment of Halomonas sp. TD01 DNA contains the following:
- a CDS encoding Lrp/AsnC family transcriptional regulator: MKKTAIDAADIRILCALQQHGPLSKMKLSELVNLSPTPCWVRFNRLKQAGLIRGYHADIALNQIANASKVVVTVSLKEHQKSAFERFERYISQVDEIIECIATGGGMDYVLKVVTPSLDAFQQVIDGLLAPELGVERYMTYITTREVKSTQLNLACLMTDKSR, translated from the coding sequence ATGAAAAAAACTGCTATTGATGCGGCGGATATCCGCATTCTTTGCGCATTACAACAACATGGCCCGCTCAGCAAAATGAAGTTATCAGAGTTGGTCAATCTGTCTCCCACACCCTGTTGGGTGCGTTTTAACCGTTTGAAACAGGCGGGGCTCATACGCGGATACCATGCCGACATCGCACTCAATCAAATCGCGAACGCCTCTAAGGTGGTGGTGACTGTTTCTCTTAAGGAGCATCAGAAATCGGCGTTCGAGCGTTTTGAGCGTTACATCAGTCAAGTGGATGAAATTATCGAGTGTATTGCGACGGGCGGAGGCATGGATTATGTCTTGAAAGTTGTGACCCCAAGTTTAGACGCGTTTCAGCAGGTGATAGACGGCCTTCTCGCCCCAGAGTTGGGAGTAGAACGTTATATGACGTATATCACTACCCGAGAAGTAAAGTCGACCCAGTTGAATCTCGCTTGTCTGATGACGGATAAAAGCCGCTAG
- a CDS encoding aminoglycoside phosphotransferase family protein: protein MPTPLAARLQTLENTLQQAKIAYQSLSPMADTGLAHDHVWMQRDGDDWVARLPKQSQMNLAPADNLAYEAACYERASESGHVPRLHDILPVSDALPRGGLLVDAIEGRLAQLPEDLPRIAETLASLHQLPPPSQPAPLLAPNDPWQAMLEEVSRQAEWLEKANLSSDVIARVRDELEALPVTLPDAERCLISFDTHPGNFLITEEGRAVLVDLEKCRYGLPGIDLAHTSLYTSTTWDINSQAVLTLEDVVAFYQRWQAHVGKSPSAETLVACRRATWLWSLTWCAKWRAQHLQSKDAEHRGQDWSAELTDADVIAHVRDRVEHYLSLPIIEHVHNELLHLKASL from the coding sequence ATGCCAACACCATTAGCGGCGCGTTTGCAGACACTGGAAAACACCCTGCAACAGGCAAAGATCGCTTACCAGTCGCTTTCACCGATGGCGGACACCGGGCTTGCCCACGACCATGTTTGGATGCAACGCGATGGCGATGACTGGGTCGCGCGACTGCCCAAGCAGAGCCAGATGAACCTAGCACCGGCCGATAACCTGGCCTATGAAGCCGCCTGCTACGAACGCGCCAGCGAGAGTGGCCACGTGCCCCGTTTGCATGACATCTTACCCGTGAGCGACGCCCTGCCCCGTGGCGGGCTGCTGGTCGATGCCATTGAGGGACGTTTGGCGCAGCTGCCGGAAGATTTGCCGCGCATTGCCGAAACCCTGGCCAGCCTGCATCAGTTGCCCCCGCCAAGCCAACCTGCTCCTCTGCTCGCCCCCAATGACCCTTGGCAGGCCATGCTTGAGGAAGTCAGCCGCCAAGCCGAGTGGCTGGAAAAAGCCAACTTGAGTAGCGATGTTATTGCACGTGTTCGTGACGAGCTGGAAGCGCTGCCCGTCACGCTACCCGATGCCGAGCGCTGCTTGATCAGCTTTGATACACACCCTGGCAACTTTTTGATCACTGAAGAGGGACGCGCGGTGCTGGTGGACTTAGAGAAGTGCCGCTATGGCCTACCGGGTATTGATCTTGCCCACACCTCGCTTTACACCTCGACCACCTGGGACATTAACAGCCAGGCAGTGCTTACTCTGGAAGACGTCGTCGCTTTTTATCAGCGTTGGCAAGCTCATGTGGGTAAATCACCCAGCGCGGAAACACTGGTTGCCTGCCGACGTGCCACTTGGCTGTGGTCATTAACATGGTGCGCCAAATGGCGTGCCCAGCATTTGCAAAGTAAAGATGCCGAGCACCGTGGCCAGGACTGGTCAGCAGAACTCACCGATGCTGACGTCATTGCCCATGTTCGCGACCGGGTCGAGCACTATTTATCACTGCCGATTATTGAGCATGTTCATAATGAACTTCTCCACCTAAAAGCATCTCTATAA